In the genome of Flavobacteriales bacterium, the window ATTGACATGCTCAATGAAGAAGCAGGATCGGAAATAATCGATAAAATCGAATTCCGATAGATTAAAATATCTCTTCAGTGGAGAAATGGAAGTTTCCTTCGATTGCAGCGTTTTCATCACTATCAGATCCATGTACCGCATTAGCCTCAATTGAAGTAGCATATAAGTTTCTGATTGTACCTTCTGCAGCATCTGCTGGGTTAGTAGCACCAATTAAAGTTCTGAAATCTTCAATTGCATTTTCTTTTTCAAGAATAACTGCAACGATAGGACCAGAAGACATATATGATACTAAATCATTATAGAAAGGTCTCTCTTTATGTACTTCGTAAAATGCTCCAGCTTTTTCAGTAGAAAGTTGCGTGTATTTCATTGCCACGATCTTAAATCCGCCTTCAACAATTTTTTGTAATATATTTCCAATATGACCATTTTCAACACCGTCAGGTTTGATCATTGTAAAAGTTCTGTTAGTTGTCATTGTATATGTGCTATTATGTTTTTGGCGAAATTAATTAAT includes:
- a CDS encoding nucleoside-diphosphate kinase, translated to MTTNRTFTMIKPDGVENGHIGNILQKIVEGGFKIVAMKYTQLSTEKAGAFYEVHKERPFYNDLVSYMSSGPIVAVILEKENAIEDFRTLIGATNPADAAEGTIRNLYATSIEANAVHGSDSDENAAIEGNFHFSTEEIF